A section of the Cutibacterium granulosum genome encodes:
- a CDS encoding MBL fold metallo-hydrolase has protein sequence MLIVSFVIGPFSENCYVLAHEEGGDAVIVDPGMGCVEPLQQALTAHHLRPAGMVFTHGHIDHVGGAREVSELHEIPSYCPVDDRHLLSEPMEGLADFALPLVMNHYGTTHLTEPETVVDVMPDTHHEVAGFDLEFIHAPGHTPGCSMIRFVDEEHGPIIFSGDVLFAGAIGRTDLPGGDPNAMTSSLRDVVWPLPDATHVLPGHGGSTQMGYEKKVNPYLQL, from the coding sequence GTGCTCATCGTGTCATTCGTCATCGGACCATTTTCGGAAAATTGTTACGTCCTGGCCCACGAGGAGGGCGGTGACGCCGTCATCGTCGATCCCGGAATGGGATGTGTCGAGCCGCTCCAGCAGGCCCTCACCGCTCACCACCTGCGCCCAGCTGGGATGGTGTTCACCCACGGTCACATCGACCATGTCGGGGGAGCACGTGAGGTGAGTGAACTCCACGAGATCCCGTCCTACTGCCCGGTCGACGACCGTCATCTGCTCAGCGAACCGATGGAGGGACTGGCGGATTTCGCCCTGCCCCTGGTCATGAACCATTACGGCACCACCCACCTCACCGAACCCGAGACGGTTGTGGACGTGATGCCCGACACCCACCACGAGGTCGCCGGGTTCGACCTCGAGTTCATCCATGCCCCGGGCCACACCCCCGGTTGTTCCATGATCCGCTTCGTGGACGAGGAGCACGGCCCGATCATCTTCTCCGGTGACGTGCTCTTCGCCGGAGCCATCGGCCGTACCGACCTGCCCGGGGGAGACCCGAACGCCATGACAAGCAGTCTGCGAGACGTCGTGTGGCCCCTTCCCGATGCCACACACGTCCTACCCGGCCATGGTGGCAGCACCCAGATGGGGTATGAGAAGAAGGTCAACCCATACCTGCAACTGTGA